The Salmo salar chromosome ssa06, Ssal_v3.1, whole genome shotgun sequence genome window below encodes:
- the LOC106606929 gene encoding cytohesin-3 isoform X1, translating into MKPHSLSNISNMGSQRKDSFLWGKASTMLSSMERQEIDTRKFHKSDLLDDIQKLRLEIDSVMTEIHNIEADEENKNVVRNKRFLSGKKKFNMDPKKGIQYLVDNDLLEWTAEAVAEFLYKEEGLNKTAIGNFLGEREEMHLQTLKAFVELHEFSDLNLVQALRQFLWSFRLPGEAQKIDRMMEAFAKRYCDCNAGVFQSTDTCYILSFAVIMLNTSLHNPNVKDKPTLERFFSMNRGINNGGDLPNDLLMKLYESIRNEPFKIPEDDGNDLTHTFFNPDREGWLLKMGGRVKTWKRRWFILTDSCLYYFEYTTDKDPIGIIPLENLCVREIEDSIKQYCLEIYNPRGQKIKACKTENRGRVVEGKHQSYRMSAATADERDDWIGSIRASITKDPFYDLVSLRKRKVINNNNASQD; encoded by the exons ATGAAG CCACATTCTCTCTCCAACATCTCCAACATGGGCAGCCAAAGAAAAGACAGCTTCCTCTGGGGAAAAG CTTCCACAATGCTTAGCTCAATGGAGAGGCAGGAGATAGACACCAGGAAGTTTCATAAGAGTGACCTATTAGATGACATTCAG AAGCTGAGGTTGGAGATTGACAGCGTCATGACGGAAATCCACAACATTGAGGCGGACGAGGAGAA CAAAAATGTTGTGAGAAACAAGAGGTTCTTATCTGGGAAAAAAAAATTCAACATGGACCCAAAAAAG GGTATTCAGTACCTGGTTGACAATGACCTGTTGGAGTGGACAGCAGAGGCAGTGGCTGAGTTCCTATACAAAGAGGAAGGACTGAACAAGACAGCCATTGGGAACTTTTTAGGAGAGAG GGAGGAAATGCACCTTCAAACTCTGAAAGCCTTTGTAGAACTACACGAGTTCTCCGACCTGAATCTGGTGCAGGCACTGAG GCAGTTCCTGTGGAGTTTCCGTCTCCCTGGAGAAGCCCAGAAGATTGACAGGATGATGGAGGCATTCGCTAAACGCTACTGTGACTGTAATGCAGGGGTCTTCCAGTCAACAG ACACCTGCTACATCCTGTCCTTTGCCGTCATCATGCTGAACACCAGTCTCCATAACCCCAACGTGAAGGACAAGCCCACTCTGGAGCGCTTCTTCAGTATGAACAGAGGCATCAACAACGGGGGTGACCTGCCCAACGACCTGCTCATG AAACTCTATGAGAGCATTCGGAACGAGCCGTTCAAAATTCCAGAGGATGATGGGAACGACCTCACACACACCTTCTTCAACCCGGACAGAGAGGGTTGGCTGCTCAAAATGG GAGGAAGGGTGAAAACATGGAAGAGGCGGTGGTTTATTTTGACAGACAGCTGTCTGTACTACTTTGAGTATACCACA gaTAAAGACCCCATAGGGATCATTCCCCTTGAGAATCTCTGTGTAAGAGAGATAGAAGACTCTATCAAACAG TATTGTCTAGAGATCTACAACCCCAGAGGGCAGAAGATCAAGGCGTGCAAGACAGAGAACAGAGGCAGGGTGGTGGAGGGGAAACACCAGTCCTACAGGATGAGTGCCGCCACTGCAGATGAGAGAGATGACTGGATAGGCTCCATCAG AGCAAGTATCACCAAGGATCCCTTCTACGACCTGGTGTCATTGCGCAAGAGGAAggtcatcaacaacaacaatgcTTCACAGGACTGA
- the LOC106606929 gene encoding cytohesin-3 isoform X2 produces the protein MGSQRKDSFLWGKASTMLSSMERQEIDTRKFHKSDLLDDIQKLRLEIDSVMTEIHNIEADEENKNVVRNKRFLSGKKKFNMDPKKGIQYLVDNDLLEWTAEAVAEFLYKEEGLNKTAIGNFLGEREEMHLQTLKAFVELHEFSDLNLVQALRQFLWSFRLPGEAQKIDRMMEAFAKRYCDCNAGVFQSTDTCYILSFAVIMLNTSLHNPNVKDKPTLERFFSMNRGINNGGDLPNDLLMKLYESIRNEPFKIPEDDGNDLTHTFFNPDREGWLLKMGGRVKTWKRRWFILTDSCLYYFEYTTDKDPIGIIPLENLCVREIEDSIKQYCLEIYNPRGQKIKACKTENRGRVVEGKHQSYRMSAATADERDDWIGSIRASITKDPFYDLVSLRKRKVINNNNASQD, from the exons ATGGGCAGCCAAAGAAAAGACAGCTTCCTCTGGGGAAAAG CTTCCACAATGCTTAGCTCAATGGAGAGGCAGGAGATAGACACCAGGAAGTTTCATAAGAGTGACCTATTAGATGACATTCAG AAGCTGAGGTTGGAGATTGACAGCGTCATGACGGAAATCCACAACATTGAGGCGGACGAGGAGAA CAAAAATGTTGTGAGAAACAAGAGGTTCTTATCTGGGAAAAAAAAATTCAACATGGACCCAAAAAAG GGTATTCAGTACCTGGTTGACAATGACCTGTTGGAGTGGACAGCAGAGGCAGTGGCTGAGTTCCTATACAAAGAGGAAGGACTGAACAAGACAGCCATTGGGAACTTTTTAGGAGAGAG GGAGGAAATGCACCTTCAAACTCTGAAAGCCTTTGTAGAACTACACGAGTTCTCCGACCTGAATCTGGTGCAGGCACTGAG GCAGTTCCTGTGGAGTTTCCGTCTCCCTGGAGAAGCCCAGAAGATTGACAGGATGATGGAGGCATTCGCTAAACGCTACTGTGACTGTAATGCAGGGGTCTTCCAGTCAACAG ACACCTGCTACATCCTGTCCTTTGCCGTCATCATGCTGAACACCAGTCTCCATAACCCCAACGTGAAGGACAAGCCCACTCTGGAGCGCTTCTTCAGTATGAACAGAGGCATCAACAACGGGGGTGACCTGCCCAACGACCTGCTCATG AAACTCTATGAGAGCATTCGGAACGAGCCGTTCAAAATTCCAGAGGATGATGGGAACGACCTCACACACACCTTCTTCAACCCGGACAGAGAGGGTTGGCTGCTCAAAATGG GAGGAAGGGTGAAAACATGGAAGAGGCGGTGGTTTATTTTGACAGACAGCTGTCTGTACTACTTTGAGTATACCACA gaTAAAGACCCCATAGGGATCATTCCCCTTGAGAATCTCTGTGTAAGAGAGATAGAAGACTCTATCAAACAG TATTGTCTAGAGATCTACAACCCCAGAGGGCAGAAGATCAAGGCGTGCAAGACAGAGAACAGAGGCAGGGTGGTGGAGGGGAAACACCAGTCCTACAGGATGAGTGCCGCCACTGCAGATGAGAGAGATGACTGGATAGGCTCCATCAG AGCAAGTATCACCAAGGATCCCTTCTACGACCTGGTGTCATTGCGCAAGAGGAAggtcatcaacaacaacaatgcTTCACAGGACTGA
- the LOC106606929 gene encoding cytohesin-3 isoform X3 has protein sequence MLSSMERQEIDTRKFHKSDLLDDIQKLRLEIDSVMTEIHNIEADEENKNVVRNKRFLSGKKKFNMDPKKGIQYLVDNDLLEWTAEAVAEFLYKEEGLNKTAIGNFLGEREEMHLQTLKAFVELHEFSDLNLVQALRQFLWSFRLPGEAQKIDRMMEAFAKRYCDCNAGVFQSTDTCYILSFAVIMLNTSLHNPNVKDKPTLERFFSMNRGINNGGDLPNDLLMKLYESIRNEPFKIPEDDGNDLTHTFFNPDREGWLLKMGGRVKTWKRRWFILTDSCLYYFEYTTDKDPIGIIPLENLCVREIEDSIKQYCLEIYNPRGQKIKACKTENRGRVVEGKHQSYRMSAATADERDDWIGSIRASITKDPFYDLVSLRKRKVINNNNASQD, from the exons ATGCTTAGCTCAATGGAGAGGCAGGAGATAGACACCAGGAAGTTTCATAAGAGTGACCTATTAGATGACATTCAG AAGCTGAGGTTGGAGATTGACAGCGTCATGACGGAAATCCACAACATTGAGGCGGACGAGGAGAA CAAAAATGTTGTGAGAAACAAGAGGTTCTTATCTGGGAAAAAAAAATTCAACATGGACCCAAAAAAG GGTATTCAGTACCTGGTTGACAATGACCTGTTGGAGTGGACAGCAGAGGCAGTGGCTGAGTTCCTATACAAAGAGGAAGGACTGAACAAGACAGCCATTGGGAACTTTTTAGGAGAGAG GGAGGAAATGCACCTTCAAACTCTGAAAGCCTTTGTAGAACTACACGAGTTCTCCGACCTGAATCTGGTGCAGGCACTGAG GCAGTTCCTGTGGAGTTTCCGTCTCCCTGGAGAAGCCCAGAAGATTGACAGGATGATGGAGGCATTCGCTAAACGCTACTGTGACTGTAATGCAGGGGTCTTCCAGTCAACAG ACACCTGCTACATCCTGTCCTTTGCCGTCATCATGCTGAACACCAGTCTCCATAACCCCAACGTGAAGGACAAGCCCACTCTGGAGCGCTTCTTCAGTATGAACAGAGGCATCAACAACGGGGGTGACCTGCCCAACGACCTGCTCATG AAACTCTATGAGAGCATTCGGAACGAGCCGTTCAAAATTCCAGAGGATGATGGGAACGACCTCACACACACCTTCTTCAACCCGGACAGAGAGGGTTGGCTGCTCAAAATGG GAGGAAGGGTGAAAACATGGAAGAGGCGGTGGTTTATTTTGACAGACAGCTGTCTGTACTACTTTGAGTATACCACA gaTAAAGACCCCATAGGGATCATTCCCCTTGAGAATCTCTGTGTAAGAGAGATAGAAGACTCTATCAAACAG TATTGTCTAGAGATCTACAACCCCAGAGGGCAGAAGATCAAGGCGTGCAAGACAGAGAACAGAGGCAGGGTGGTGGAGGGGAAACACCAGTCCTACAGGATGAGTGCCGCCACTGCAGATGAGAGAGATGACTGGATAGGCTCCATCAG AGCAAGTATCACCAAGGATCCCTTCTACGACCTGGTGTCATTGCGCAAGAGGAAggtcatcaacaacaacaatgcTTCACAGGACTGA
- the LOC106606929 gene encoding cytohesin-4 isoform X4, with protein MHLQTLKAFVELHEFSDLNLVQALRQFLWSFRLPGEAQKIDRMMEAFAKRYCDCNAGVFQSTDTCYILSFAVIMLNTSLHNPNVKDKPTLERFFSMNRGINNGGDLPNDLLMKLYESIRNEPFKIPEDDGNDLTHTFFNPDREGWLLKMGGRVKTWKRRWFILTDSCLYYFEYTTDKDPIGIIPLENLCVREIEDSIKQYCLEIYNPRGQKIKACKTENRGRVVEGKHQSYRMSAATADERDDWIGSIRASITKDPFYDLVSLRKRKVINNNNASQD; from the exons ATGCACCTTCAAACTCTGAAAGCCTTTGTAGAACTACACGAGTTCTCCGACCTGAATCTGGTGCAGGCACTGAG GCAGTTCCTGTGGAGTTTCCGTCTCCCTGGAGAAGCCCAGAAGATTGACAGGATGATGGAGGCATTCGCTAAACGCTACTGTGACTGTAATGCAGGGGTCTTCCAGTCAACAG ACACCTGCTACATCCTGTCCTTTGCCGTCATCATGCTGAACACCAGTCTCCATAACCCCAACGTGAAGGACAAGCCCACTCTGGAGCGCTTCTTCAGTATGAACAGAGGCATCAACAACGGGGGTGACCTGCCCAACGACCTGCTCATG AAACTCTATGAGAGCATTCGGAACGAGCCGTTCAAAATTCCAGAGGATGATGGGAACGACCTCACACACACCTTCTTCAACCCGGACAGAGAGGGTTGGCTGCTCAAAATGG GAGGAAGGGTGAAAACATGGAAGAGGCGGTGGTTTATTTTGACAGACAGCTGTCTGTACTACTTTGAGTATACCACA gaTAAAGACCCCATAGGGATCATTCCCCTTGAGAATCTCTGTGTAAGAGAGATAGAAGACTCTATCAAACAG TATTGTCTAGAGATCTACAACCCCAGAGGGCAGAAGATCAAGGCGTGCAAGACAGAGAACAGAGGCAGGGTGGTGGAGGGGAAACACCAGTCCTACAGGATGAGTGCCGCCACTGCAGATGAGAGAGATGACTGGATAGGCTCCATCAG AGCAAGTATCACCAAGGATCCCTTCTACGACCTGGTGTCATTGCGCAAGAGGAAggtcatcaacaacaacaatgcTTCACAGGACTGA